From Roseibium alexandrii DFL-11, the proteins below share one genomic window:
- a CDS encoding substrate-binding domain-containing protein gives MIRRTILKLIAATLLSTVVIHSAQAENPFIIVQSTTSTQNSGLFDDLLPKFTAKTGIDVRVVAVGTGQAIRNAANGDGDVLFVHSKPSEEKFVADGLGVSRADVMYNDFVIVGPANDPAGVAGTNNVAKALTKIASSKSIFASRGDDSGTHKAELRLWKASGIDPSEDSGTWYRETGSGMGATLNTGTGMGAYVMTDRATWIAFGNKGTHQIVVEGDPNMFNQYGVILVNPEAHPHVRADMAQRFIDWLLSSEGQAAIADYQVDGQQLFFPNAGSGPS, from the coding sequence ATGATCAGACGAACAATCTTAAAACTCATTGCCGCCACGTTGCTGTCAACCGTCGTTATTCATTCTGCCCAGGCGGAAAACCCGTTTATCATCGTTCAATCAACCACCTCGACCCAGAATTCCGGCCTGTTTGACGACTTGCTGCCAAAGTTCACCGCCAAGACAGGCATTGACGTCCGCGTGGTTGCAGTCGGGACCGGACAAGCCATCCGCAACGCAGCAAATGGCGACGGCGATGTCCTGTTTGTGCACTCCAAACCATCTGAAGAAAAATTCGTGGCAGACGGGTTAGGCGTCTCCCGCGCTGATGTCATGTACAACGATTTTGTGATTGTTGGACCAGCCAACGATCCGGCCGGCGTCGCCGGCACCAACAACGTTGCAAAAGCTCTCACCAAAATCGCCTCAAGCAAATCGATCTTCGCGTCCCGCGGGGATGACAGCGGCACCCACAAAGCAGAGCTCCGCCTTTGGAAGGCCTCAGGGATCGACCCGTCAGAAGACTCAGGAACCTGGTACCGCGAAACCGGCTCCGGGATGGGGGCAACCCTTAATACGGGAACCGGTATGGGCGCTTACGTGATGACCGACCGGGCAACCTGGATCGCCTTCGGCAACAAAGGCACGCATCAAATCGTTGTTGAGGGAGATCCCAACATGTTCAACCAGTATGGTGTCATCCTGGTGAATCCTGAAGCTCATCCCCACGTCAGGGCCGACATGGCTCAGAGGTTTATCGACTGGCTTCTCTCTTCTGAAGGTCAGGCGGCAATCGCAGACTATCAGGTGGACGGGCAGCAACTGTTCTTCCCCAATGCCGGATCCGGCCCAAGCTAA
- a CDS encoding ATP-binding cassette domain-containing protein, which translates to MRNLVQDTPSAPSITAMPDAREVLLETRGLGFETNGHRLLFDVDLKIRRGSRTVIMGPNGAGKSLLLRLMHGLISPTHGDVLWRGHALNKTGRKDQAMVFQRPVLLRRSAKANLKFALGVRGEKGEKRNGLIQKALAAAGLSHLANRPARVLSGGEQQRLATVRALACQPDILFLDEPTASLDPTSTAAIEQLILEANANGITIVLVTHDAGQASRLGQELIFLQDGEIAETGPAQRVLKIPRSAPARALRDGQLYVKN; encoded by the coding sequence ATGCGTAATCTTGTGCAAGACACCCCGTCCGCTCCATCCATAACAGCAATGCCCGATGCGCGAGAGGTCCTTCTTGAGACCCGCGGGCTCGGATTTGAAACCAATGGGCACCGCTTGCTCTTTGATGTTGATCTCAAGATCCGGCGCGGCTCCCGCACCGTGATCATGGGGCCGAACGGCGCCGGTAAAAGCCTGCTTCTGCGGCTGATGCACGGACTGATTTCTCCAACGCACGGTGACGTTTTATGGCGTGGCCACGCGCTGAACAAAACTGGCCGGAAAGACCAGGCAATGGTCTTCCAACGGCCCGTGCTACTCCGGCGGTCTGCGAAGGCAAACCTGAAGTTTGCACTCGGGGTTCGCGGCGAAAAGGGCGAAAAACGTAACGGGTTGATCCAGAAGGCCTTGGCGGCAGCCGGGCTCAGCCATCTTGCGAACCGTCCCGCCCGCGTCCTGTCAGGCGGCGAACAGCAGCGCCTAGCAACCGTCCGCGCGCTCGCTTGCCAACCGGACATTCTGTTTCTGGATGAGCCGACCGCAAGCCTCGATCCGACCTCGACCGCCGCCATTGAGCAACTCATCCTGGAAGCAAATGCAAATGGTATCACCATCGTACTTGTGACCCACGATGCAGGACAGGCGAGCCGCCTGGGGCAGGAATTGATTTTCCTACAAGATGGAGAAATCGCTGAAACCGGCCCTGCGCAACGGGTGTTAAAGATCCCTCGAAGCGCGCCTGCACGTGCGCTGCGTGATGGCCAGCTTTACGTAAAGAATTAA
- a CDS encoding ABC transporter permease translates to MDSFWNVLASAIGLVFAFDPDLMEIVGLSMQVTLSAVAIACLIGFPLGAIAGAFRFPGRTLLSIVLNALMGLPPVVVGLLVYLMLSASGPLGPLGLLYTPTAMIIAQTVLVTPIVAALTKQVVEDLYREYGEQFTSLGVGPLDRVMALLWDARYSLLTVALAGFGRAVAEVGAVIIVGGNINHVTRVMTTTIALETSKGNLELALALGVILLAIAFAVNALVMTLRASAVRAAYA, encoded by the coding sequence ATGGACAGTTTCTGGAACGTGCTGGCAAGTGCCATTGGCCTTGTTTTCGCGTTTGATCCAGACCTCATGGAGATTGTTGGCCTGTCAATGCAGGTCACCTTGAGTGCTGTCGCAATCGCATGCCTGATCGGCTTTCCACTCGGTGCAATCGCAGGCGCCTTCCGATTCCCCGGCCGAACCTTATTGTCGATTGTCCTCAATGCCTTGATGGGTCTACCACCTGTCGTCGTCGGGCTTTTGGTATACCTCATGCTGTCGGCCTCTGGCCCGCTCGGACCACTGGGACTCCTCTACACCCCAACTGCCATGATCATCGCCCAGACGGTTCTGGTAACCCCGATCGTTGCGGCATTGACGAAGCAGGTGGTGGAGGACCTCTACCGGGAATATGGCGAGCAGTTCACTTCGCTCGGCGTCGGACCACTCGACCGCGTCATGGCACTCCTTTGGGATGCCCGTTACAGCCTGCTCACCGTCGCGTTAGCCGGGTTTGGCCGTGCAGTCGCTGAAGTTGGCGCAGTGATCATTGTCGGCGGCAACATCAACCATGTCACTCGTGTCATGACCACAACGATTGCTCTGGAAACTTCCAAGGGCAATCTTGAGCTTGCTTTGGCGCTCGGGGTGATCCTTCTGGCGATTGCATTTGCGGTCAATGCTCTTGTCATGACCCTGCGCGCGTCCGCTGTGAGAGCTGCTTATGCGTAA
- a CDS encoding citryl-CoA lyase: MSENTDVADWWRTSIIDMEPGRIALRGHPVEELIGNRGFAQMIWLMVTGKEISGQRASLFEAALVAAVDHGPQAPSIAAARMATTCGIGLQSAMATGLNMLGDVHGGAGEQAVELYRAIETAGLDELGTTLDTWRQANGRFIPGFGHRFHKPVDPRAPRLLGLVDEAAAAGEVSGAYAEIGRAIEAHLANERGKPVPMNIDGATAVIYAELGCPAPLARGFFGLSRSVGILAHAWEQTEQGGRNKGPTPPHYRWTYNEGSSSD; this comes from the coding sequence GTGAGCGAGAACACGGATGTCGCCGATTGGTGGCGCACGTCGATCATTGACATGGAACCCGGCCGCATCGCTCTTCGAGGACACCCGGTCGAAGAGCTGATCGGCAACCGGGGCTTTGCTCAGATGATATGGCTGATGGTCACCGGCAAGGAAATATCCGGGCAACGAGCCAGTCTTTTTGAAGCAGCACTCGTTGCTGCCGTTGATCATGGACCTCAAGCCCCATCGATCGCGGCAGCACGGATGGCGACAACCTGCGGCATCGGTCTCCAGTCCGCTATGGCTACGGGCCTCAACATGCTCGGCGATGTTCATGGCGGTGCCGGCGAACAGGCGGTGGAGCTTTACCGTGCGATAGAGACCGCCGGACTTGATGAACTCGGTACAACGCTTGATACTTGGCGGCAAGCCAATGGGCGTTTCATTCCAGGCTTTGGACATCGCTTCCACAAACCCGTCGACCCGCGGGCACCGCGCCTGCTCGGGCTGGTCGATGAAGCCGCAGCCGCTGGCGAGGTCTCCGGGGCGTACGCTGAGATCGGTCGGGCCATCGAGGCGCATCTGGCCAATGAACGCGGCAAGCCGGTGCCGATGAACATCGATGGCGCGACCGCGGTGATTTATGCCGAACTTGGCTGTCCAGCTCCCCTTGCCCGCGGGTTCTTCGGATTGTCCCGATCTGTCGGGATTTTGGCCCACGCGTGGGAACAGACTGAACAGGGCGGGCGCAACAAAGGTCCGACCCCACCGCATTACCGCTGGACCTACAACGAAGGCTCCAGCTCCGACTGA
- a CDS encoding CaiB/BaiF CoA transferase family protein, producing MTKPLHGIRVLDLTNVLAGPFACHQLAHLGAEVIKVEAVGRGDLARNLGADPELSAKGMGISFLAQNAGKKSLTLNLKDPRGKDVLKRLVAGADVLVENFRPRVMDRLGLGYEVLKAETPHLIYCAISGFGQDGPWAHRPAYDQIVQGASGVMSITGDADSAPLRVGYPLADTVGGLTAAMAICASLNAEKRGAFIDVSMLESVLATMGWVVSNHLIGGVNPTPNGNENPTSAPSGAFQCSDGLINIAANKDEQWELLATHLGREDLVGHADFASREDRKRNRMRLKAELETVLTTRPAREWARELNKLGVPAGAVLSVPEVLDHPQIRDRDFLARFDETPGVGKPVDLLRIGAMIDGTRPSVDTPPPALGADTDRILTALGYAAEDIETLHKENVV from the coding sequence ATGACAAAACCCCTTCATGGAATCCGGGTTCTCGACCTGACGAATGTGCTTGCTGGTCCTTTCGCCTGCCACCAGCTGGCCCATCTCGGCGCGGAAGTCATCAAGGTTGAAGCTGTAGGGCGCGGTGATCTTGCGCGCAATCTCGGCGCCGATCCGGAGCTCTCGGCTAAGGGCATGGGCATTAGCTTCCTCGCCCAGAATGCCGGCAAGAAATCCCTCACCCTCAATCTCAAGGACCCGCGCGGTAAAGACGTTCTGAAGCGTCTTGTTGCCGGAGCGGATGTGCTCGTGGAGAACTTTCGCCCGAGGGTCATGGATCGTCTGGGGCTCGGTTATGAAGTTCTGAAAGCGGAGACCCCGCATCTTATATACTGTGCGATCTCCGGGTTTGGGCAAGATGGGCCATGGGCTCACCGCCCCGCCTATGATCAGATTGTCCAAGGGGCTTCGGGCGTCATGTCGATCACCGGCGATGCTGACAGTGCACCTCTGCGCGTCGGGTATCCGCTGGCAGATACTGTGGGTGGTCTGACAGCTGCGATGGCGATCTGCGCATCCCTCAATGCCGAAAAGCGCGGCGCCTTCATTGACGTGTCCATGCTGGAGTCTGTTCTTGCCACCATGGGCTGGGTCGTCTCAAATCACCTGATCGGCGGCGTTAACCCGACGCCCAATGGCAATGAAAATCCGACGTCTGCGCCATCCGGTGCGTTTCAATGCTCGGACGGCTTGATCAACATCGCGGCCAATAAGGACGAGCAATGGGAACTTCTGGCGACACATCTTGGCCGGGAAGATCTTGTTGGACACGCTGATTTTGCCTCTCGGGAAGACCGGAAACGCAACAGAATGCGGTTGAAGGCAGAATTGGAAACCGTTCTCACCACAAGACCTGCGCGGGAATGGGCACGCGAACTCAACAAGCTGGGCGTACCGGCCGGCGCGGTCCTGAGCGTGCCTGAAGTCCTTGACCATCCCCAGATCAGAGACCGCGATTTTTTGGCGCGCTTCGACGAAACGCCAGGGGTTGGAAAACCCGTCGATCTCTTGCGGATCGGTGCCATGATTGACGGCACACGCCCATCTGTGGACACCCCGCCTCCGGCCCTTGGTGCTGACACCGACCGTATTTTGACAGCCCTTGGATACGCTGCAGAAGACATTGAGACCTTGCACAAGGAGAACGTGGTGTGA
- a CDS encoding tripartite tricarboxylate transporter permease, whose translation MLEGILIGLSTAFSVTNLLMVVGGCLIGTFIGMLPGLGPMSIIAIMIPVAISIGDPSAALILLAGVYYGAIFGGSTSSILINAPGVASTVATSFDGYPLARQGKAGKALTVAAISSFAGGSIGAVLLMIFAPALATVALLFHSAEYFALMVVGLSAIAAFAGTGQVIKALLMTILGVIMATVGEGALFNMPRFTMGMMDLQSGFGFITLAMAMFALPEALYLVLDPNRSKTESGSNEIKDLRITKEEAKAIAPVIGRQSIQGFLIGVLPGAGATIASFLGYAVERNIATKEEQEQFGKGSVKGLAAPESANNAACTGSFVPLLTLGIPGSGTTAILLGALIALNVSPGPRLMVDQPEIFWAVIISMYLGNVILLILNLPLIPYIAKILAVPRNFLIPFILFFTLMGAYIGQNNSTELLILVGFGICATVLRFADYPLAPLLIGFILGRMLEDNFSRSMQLYDGIGFIFARPMTMGLLILAVILVVLPSYRARRARARAEGVADGD comes from the coding sequence ATGCTCGAAGGAATCCTGATCGGGCTGAGCACAGCCTTTTCTGTCACCAATTTGCTGATGGTTGTCGGCGGCTGTTTGATCGGCACATTCATTGGCATGCTCCCGGGCCTAGGGCCGATGTCGATCATTGCCATCATGATCCCGGTTGCAATTTCGATTGGCGATCCATCCGCCGCCCTCATTCTGCTTGCCGGTGTTTACTACGGGGCGATTTTCGGCGGCTCGACGTCCTCAATCCTCATCAATGCGCCCGGTGTAGCTTCGACTGTTGCGACGAGTTTTGACGGCTACCCCCTTGCAAGACAGGGCAAGGCCGGTAAGGCGTTGACCGTTGCAGCCATCTCGTCTTTTGCAGGCGGCTCCATCGGTGCAGTTCTTCTGATGATCTTCGCTCCGGCTCTTGCAACCGTCGCACTTCTATTCCATTCGGCCGAATATTTCGCGCTGATGGTCGTTGGTCTTTCTGCGATCGCAGCTTTTGCCGGAACTGGCCAGGTTATCAAGGCACTTCTGATGACCATCCTGGGCGTGATCATGGCGACGGTCGGCGAAGGTGCGCTTTTTAATATGCCGCGCTTCACCATGGGGATGATGGACCTGCAATCCGGTTTCGGCTTCATCACCCTGGCCATGGCCATGTTTGCCTTGCCGGAAGCCCTCTATCTCGTCCTCGATCCAAACCGTTCGAAAACTGAGAGTGGCAGCAACGAGATCAAGGATCTCAGGATCACCAAGGAGGAAGCCAAGGCGATCGCACCGGTTATTGGACGCCAATCCATCCAGGGCTTCCTGATCGGCGTCTTGCCGGGTGCAGGGGCAACAATCGCATCTTTCCTCGGCTACGCGGTGGAACGCAACATCGCAACCAAGGAAGAACAAGAGCAGTTCGGTAAAGGCTCAGTCAAAGGATTGGCAGCGCCGGAAAGCGCCAACAACGCCGCCTGCACAGGCTCCTTCGTTCCGCTCCTGACCCTTGGTATTCCCGGATCCGGCACAACAGCCATTTTGCTTGGTGCACTGATCGCCCTCAACGTATCTCCAGGCCCACGTTTGATGGTCGATCAGCCGGAGATCTTCTGGGCGGTGATTATCTCCATGTATCTCGGCAACGTGATCCTTCTGATCCTGAACCTGCCGTTGATCCCGTATATTGCGAAGATCCTCGCAGTCCCGCGCAACTTCCTGATCCCCTTCATTTTGTTCTTCACCTTGATGGGCGCCTACATCGGGCAGAACAATTCGACCGAACTTCTGATCCTGGTAGGCTTCGGAATTTGCGCGACCGTCCTCCGCTTCGCCGACTACCCGCTGGCGCCGCTGCTGATCGGTTTCATCTTGGGCCGGATGCTGGAGGACAACTTCTCCCGCTCCATGCAGCTTTATGACGGGATCGGCTTCATCTTTGCGCGGCCAATGACGATGGGCCTCTTGATCCTGGCCGTCATCCTCGTCGTCCTGCCGAGCTATCGTGCCCGCCGGGCGCGTGCGCGGGCGGAAGGCGTGGCCGACGGCGATTGA
- a CDS encoding tripartite tricarboxylate transporter TctB family protein, whose amino-acid sequence MALDRWIAMIILLICLAYGYAAFFTMDDTLAPFMRRNPIWPSTFPKILSVMAIICSLLILLGFEKSSGEPKPTEINYRRLTDYKLGQAIALLGLMVAYALLLRPAGFLFSTFGFLFIGSFILGERKFIVMALTSAIAAGVVWYLVDRVLGIFLSPLPFFMANGG is encoded by the coding sequence ATGGCGCTCGATCGATGGATCGCCATGATCATTTTGTTGATCTGTCTCGCATATGGCTATGCGGCATTCTTTACGATGGACGATACGCTTGCGCCTTTCATGCGGCGCAATCCAATCTGGCCGTCGACCTTTCCCAAAATCCTCTCGGTCATGGCGATCATATGTTCTTTGCTGATCCTTCTTGGATTTGAGAAGAGCAGCGGCGAACCCAAGCCGACCGAAATCAACTATCGGCGTTTGACCGATTACAAACTCGGACAGGCAATCGCCTTGTTGGGGTTGATGGTGGCTTATGCGCTGCTACTGCGGCCGGCAGGTTTCCTGTTTTCCACGTTCGGCTTTTTGTTCATCGGGTCGTTCATCCTTGGTGAGCGCAAATTCATTGTCATGGCACTTACATCGGCTATCGCCGCAGGTGTCGTCTGGTATCTGGTCGATCGGGTCCTCGGGATCTTCCTGAGCCCGCTGCCATTCTTCATGGCTAACGGAGGCTGA
- a CDS encoding tripartite tricarboxylate transporter substrate binding protein has translation MTLMKMTRRVVLAAAAASMTFATPALSSDQAVESIHFLIPGGAGGGWDGTARGTGEALTKAGLVGTASYENMSGGGGGKAIGYLIENAASNHGTLMVNSTPIVIRSLTGVFPQNFRDLTLVAGTIGDYAALVVGKDSPINSMTDLIAAYKADPSGTAIGGGSVPGGMDHLVAAMAMEAAGEDPTAFKYIPYDAGGKAMAALLSGEIAALSTGFSEAVDLANAGEVKIIGVTSDERVDAYKDAPTMKEQGIDTTFVNWRGFFAAPGLPEEQLAAYQAALTAMYETPEWEEVRARNGWVNIHNNGDDFRSFLENQEQVIGDLMKKLGFL, from the coding sequence ATGACACTCATGAAAATGACCCGCCGGGTCGTTCTAGCTGCGGCTGCAGCTTCTATGACATTCGCAACTCCGGCCTTGTCCTCGGACCAGGCGGTTGAATCCATCCATTTCCTAATCCCGGGCGGCGCTGGCGGCGGCTGGGATGGCACGGCACGCGGCACCGGCGAAGCCCTCACCAAAGCAGGACTGGTCGGTACGGCATCTTACGAAAACATGTCCGGCGGCGGCGGCGGCAAAGCGATCGGTTACCTAATTGAAAATGCTGCGTCGAACCACGGCACGCTGATGGTCAACTCGACCCCGATCGTAATCCGTTCCTTGACCGGCGTCTTCCCGCAAAACTTCCGTGACCTGACGCTCGTCGCAGGAACCATCGGCGACTATGCGGCCCTGGTGGTTGGCAAGGACAGCCCGATCAACTCCATGACCGACCTCATCGCAGCCTACAAGGCTGATCCGTCCGGCACAGCGATTGGTGGCGGTTCGGTTCCAGGCGGTATGGATCACCTCGTTGCGGCCATGGCAATGGAAGCTGCTGGCGAAGATCCGACGGCATTCAAGTACATTCCGTATGATGCTGGCGGCAAAGCAATGGCCGCGCTGCTGTCCGGCGAAATTGCTGCTCTGTCCACCGGGTTCTCCGAAGCTGTGGATCTTGCCAACGCTGGCGAAGTCAAGATCATCGGCGTGACTTCTGATGAGCGCGTGGATGCCTATAAAGACGCCCCAACCATGAAGGAACAGGGCATCGACACCACCTTCGTCAACTGGCGCGGTTTCTTCGCAGCACCGGGCCTGCCGGAAGAGCAGCTGGCCGCTTATCAAGCTGCTCTGACTGCAATGTATGAAACCCCGGAGTGGGAGGAAGTTCGTGCCCGCAACGGCTGGGTCAACATCCACAACAATGGTGATGACTTCCGCTCCTTCCTGGAAAACCAGGAGCAGGTTATCGGCGATCTGATGAAGAAGCTGGGCTTCCTCTAA
- a CDS encoding response regulator has product MLVEDTFDMAEAIMIRLDRSGIACDLAKTLEEARSLLDVQRYDVIVLDLNLPDGLGTDLLKELRLKSDRTPVLVLTAEFSVDDRVSTLNSGADDYLVKPFDHRELEARIQALYRREQGDKAEELAIGDLTFNATARVVRLKETPVNLTRREFSLLELFIRNRGKVLSKERLFEGIFSFQDTDVSMNALELYVARLRKKLSGSSVVIETQRGLGYKLEVHD; this is encoded by the coding sequence TTGCTCGTTGAAGACACCTTTGACATGGCTGAAGCCATCATGATCCGGCTGGACCGGAGCGGTATAGCCTGTGATCTTGCGAAGACACTAGAGGAAGCCCGTTCTCTTTTGGATGTTCAGCGGTATGATGTCATTGTTCTGGACCTGAATTTACCGGACGGGCTTGGAACCGATCTCTTGAAAGAGTTGCGGCTAAAATCCGATCGCACGCCGGTTTTGGTGCTGACCGCAGAGTTCTCCGTGGATGATCGCGTATCGACGCTCAACTCCGGTGCTGACGATTATCTGGTGAAGCCCTTTGATCATCGCGAGCTGGAAGCGCGCATACAGGCGCTCTACAGACGTGAGCAAGGAGACAAAGCGGAAGAACTGGCGATCGGGGATCTGACCTTTAATGCGACAGCCCGCGTTGTCCGGTTGAAAGAGACACCGGTCAACCTGACACGGCGAGAATTCTCGCTGCTGGAATTGTTCATTCGCAATCGCGGAAAGGTTCTGAGCAAGGAACGGCTTTTTGAAGGCATTTTCAGCTTTCAGGACACGGATGTCAGCATGAATGCGCTGGAGCTTTATGTTGCGCGCCTGCGTAAAAAACTCTCCGGAAGTTCTGTAGTGATCGAGACGCAAAGAGGGCTTGGTTACAAGCTTGAGGTCCATGACTAG
- a CDS encoding sensor histidine kinase yields MTSLLSRFGATSLTARVALGVTFLLTFGGIIVSIAAFAYGREAARSAYDRLLVGAANDIASAITVVDGNPVLELPHSAFELLALAPDDRIGYRIVGPNGQTLTGYDDIALPAGLSGYSDVFFDGAFFGEAARYVVVSRRFAERTWSGTIRVAVGQTLQARNAMAVDITRKALYVLAASGLAMMLLAVLVVRAVFNPLKRIAGGLAERDPHDLTPLDTDVPRETAVMIQALNAFMGRLDRQMNSMRHLISDTAHQLRTPVAALRAQADLFSDEEDPERKDRIVERIQTRSASLGRLLDQMLSQALVIHRGDSVRREKIDLRDVVLDVFEEGDHAVLRPDIAVVPQLADQPVYVLADTTSLQEAVKNLLSNALKYGRAPVRIGATTENGVASIWVEDVGGGPDPEILSALGTRFNQSGLSRQNSSGLGLAIAHAVARSFEGQLVLDTHGDRTFRAALCFPEIKAEAA; encoded by the coding sequence ATGACTAGCTTGCTCAGCCGGTTTGGTGCGACATCTCTCACAGCGCGTGTGGCTTTGGGCGTAACGTTCCTTTTGACGTTTGGTGGGATTATCGTCTCGATCGCGGCCTTTGCATATGGCCGCGAAGCTGCCCGCTCGGCTTATGACCGCTTGCTGGTAGGGGCGGCCAATGACATTGCTTCGGCGATTACTGTCGTTGATGGCAATCCCGTCCTTGAGTTACCGCATTCTGCATTTGAGCTTCTGGCGCTCGCGCCTGATGACCGAATTGGGTACCGGATCGTTGGTCCTAACGGCCAAACCCTGACCGGTTACGATGACATTGCCTTGCCTGCTGGGCTTTCTGGGTACAGCGACGTTTTCTTTGACGGCGCATTTTTTGGCGAAGCGGCCAGATATGTTGTTGTCTCCCGGCGATTTGCCGAACGCACTTGGAGCGGGACCATCCGGGTCGCGGTCGGCCAAACCCTGCAGGCGCGCAACGCCATGGCCGTGGATATTACGCGCAAAGCGCTCTACGTGTTGGCGGCGTCCGGTTTGGCGATGATGCTGTTGGCTGTTCTGGTGGTGCGTGCTGTTTTCAATCCACTGAAGCGGATCGCGGGTGGATTGGCAGAACGTGATCCTCATGACCTGACACCGCTTGATACAGATGTGCCGCGGGAAACCGCCGTGATGATCCAGGCGTTGAATGCCTTTATGGGGCGGCTGGACCGGCAGATGAATTCAATGCGGCATCTGATTTCGGACACGGCTCACCAATTGAGGACACCCGTCGCGGCGCTCAGGGCACAGGCAGATCTCTTTTCAGATGAGGAGGATCCTGAGCGCAAGGATCGCATTGTTGAACGTATTCAGACCCGGTCCGCAAGTCTCGGCCGGCTGCTCGATCAAATGTTGAGCCAGGCGTTGGTGATCCATCGCGGAGACAGTGTCCGCCGGGAAAAAATCGATCTTCGGGATGTTGTGCTGGACGTTTTCGAGGAGGGCGACCATGCAGTTCTGCGGCCGGATATTGCTGTCGTTCCGCAATTGGCAGACCAACCGGTTTATGTGCTTGCGGATACGACTTCCCTTCAAGAAGCGGTAAAGAACCTTCTGAGCAATGCTCTGAAATATGGACGGGCACCGGTGCGCATTGGTGCTACGACCGAAAACGGTGTTGCCTCAATCTGGGTGGAAGATGTTGGCGGCGGGCCCGATCCGGAAATCCTTTCCGCTCTGGGAACACGCTTCAATCAGTCTGGTTTGTCTCGTCAGAACAGTTCCGGTTTAGGGCTAGCCATAGCGCACGCTGTTGCCCGGTCTTTTGAAGGACAGTTGGTTTTGGACACACACGGCGACAGGACCTTTCGCGCAGCTCTATGTTTTCCGGAAATCAAGGCGGAGGCTGCATGA
- a CDS encoding ABC transporter substrate-binding protein produces MKDTQCKSVAFGLWMLAAFDVPVTAAEPELVEQYGAAAAEQTLIVRSTADISVFAPVVEAFLETRSGLTLIYEQWGSNDLYTQSRAECREGAPVADVVISSGVHQMVKLVNEACAQSHVSRETEQLPAALRWRDELWGISREPAVVIYNQDLVPPAEVPKSRFDLLDLLRPANTPYAGRVATYDIERSGLGYLFAFVDAQEASTFGALQEAFVRTQAVRSCCSSDIIRSVADGRYLIAYNVLGSYAQGYQQQDDRIGIVLPTDYTLVLSRALMIPKGANNGAAAADFLDFLLSPDGRRILRQALLISPLLETEEGAEGETLSSTALRPIGLSPALMVARDQLTRETFLKRWRVTFPGP; encoded by the coding sequence ATGAAGGATACTCAGTGCAAGTCAGTTGCTTTTGGTCTTTGGATGTTGGCAGCCTTCGATGTCCCTGTAACAGCGGCCGAACCTGAGTTGGTCGAACAATATGGGGCTGCCGCTGCCGAGCAGACCCTCATTGTGCGCTCGACTGCCGACATTTCGGTTTTTGCGCCTGTTGTTGAAGCTTTCCTGGAAACGCGCTCCGGTCTGACACTTATCTATGAGCAGTGGGGATCGAACGATCTCTACACCCAATCCCGCGCAGAGTGCAGGGAAGGGGCACCGGTTGCCGATGTCGTGATCAGTTCCGGCGTTCATCAAATGGTCAAGCTGGTCAACGAAGCCTGTGCCCAAAGCCATGTGTCGCGGGAAACCGAGCAGTTGCCAGCTGCGCTGCGGTGGCGCGACGAATTGTGGGGCATTTCCAGAGAACCCGCTGTCGTAATCTATAATCAGGACTTGGTTCCGCCCGCTGAGGTGCCCAAGTCGCGGTTTGATCTTCTCGATTTGCTCCGGCCAGCCAATACCCCTTACGCAGGACGCGTTGCCACCTATGACATCGAGCGCTCCGGCCTCGGGTATCTTTTTGCTTTTGTCGACGCACAAGAGGCATCGACCTTTGGCGCATTGCAGGAAGCCTTTGTGCGCACCCAAGCCGTCCGGTCGTGCTGCTCCTCCGATATCATCCGGAGCGTGGCCGATGGCCGCTATCTGATCGCCTACAACGTATTGGGATCTTATGCTCAAGGATACCAGCAGCAAGATGACCGGATCGGAATTGTGTTGCCGACTGATTATACATTGGTTCTGTCCCGTGCCCTGATGATCCCGAAAGGGGCAAACAACGGTGCTGCGGCTGCTGATTTTCTGGACTTCTTGTTGTCGCCAGATGGGCGCAGGATCTTGCGTCAGGCATTGCTTATCAGTCCGCTCCTCGAGACGGAAGAGGGGGCCGAAGGGGAGACATTAAGTTCGACAGCGCTTCGCCCGATCGGTTTGTCTCCGGCGCTCATGGTTGCGCGGGATCAGCTGACTCGGGAGACTTTCTTGAAACGCTGGCGCGTGACTTTTCCTGGACCGTGA